In one window of Pseudoalteromonas espejiana DSM 9414 DNA:
- the htpG gene encoding molecular chaperone HtpG, producing the protein MTAAQKETLGFQTEVKQLLNLMIHSLYSNKEIFLRELVSNASDAADKLRFLALSNGDLYQGDADLRVRISADKDANTITISDNGIGMKRDEVISSLGTIAKSGTAEFFKNLTGDQSKDSQLIGQFGVGFYSAFIVADEVTVRTRKAGETTAVEWQSQGEGEYTLQEIEKEGRGTDIILHLREEEKEYADEYRLRSIVTKYSDHISTPVQMYKAEVPESEGEDGEKIPAVPGEWESINRATALWTRDKSELSDDEYKEFYKHVSHDWEEPLSWAHNKVEGKTEYTSLLYIPKKAPFDLWNRERQSGLKLYVQRVFIMDDAEQFMPSYLRFVKGLLDSNDLPLNVSREILQDNKVTQAIRKGCTSRILKMLERMAKNKAEDYQTFWNEFGQVIKEGPAEDAANKEAIAKLLRFSSTHTDSETQDVSLEQYIERMNDEQDKIYYVVADSFTAAKNSPHLEIFRKKGIEVLLLSDRVDEWMMSHLTEFNEKSFQSITRGDLDLGKLDDEETKKAQEESEKEVAGLVERIKTALGEDVKEVRFTHRLTDSPACVVSDEDDMSSQMQKLMESVGQAVPEAKPVFELNPEHQLVKHLNDEQDEDKFAQWSHVLLDQALLAERGTLKDPTGFVTRLNKLMLDLSK; encoded by the coding sequence ATGACTGCAGCACAAAAAGAAACATTAGGCTTTCAAACAGAAGTAAAACAACTATTAAACTTAATGATTCATTCGTTATATTCGAATAAAGAAATATTTTTACGCGAACTTGTATCAAACGCATCTGATGCGGCCGATAAACTACGCTTTTTAGCGCTTTCAAATGGCGACCTATATCAAGGTGACGCCGACCTACGAGTTCGTATAAGTGCAGATAAAGACGCAAACACCATTACTATTTCTGATAACGGTATTGGTATGAAGCGCGATGAAGTAATTAGCTCTTTAGGCACAATTGCTAAATCGGGTACTGCAGAATTTTTCAAAAACTTAACTGGCGACCAAAGTAAAGATTCGCAGTTAATTGGTCAATTTGGTGTTGGTTTTTACTCAGCATTTATTGTGGCTGATGAAGTAACCGTGCGCACTCGTAAAGCAGGCGAGACAACAGCCGTTGAATGGCAATCACAAGGTGAGGGCGAGTACACACTTCAAGAAATTGAAAAAGAAGGCCGTGGTACCGACATTATTTTACACCTTCGTGAAGAAGAAAAAGAATACGCTGATGAGTACCGCCTACGTAGCATTGTAACTAAATATTCAGATCATATTTCTACGCCAGTACAAATGTACAAAGCAGAAGTTCCTGAATCAGAAGGTGAAGACGGCGAAAAAATCCCAGCAGTGCCAGGTGAGTGGGAAAGTATTAACCGTGCTACCGCATTATGGACGCGTGATAAGTCAGAGCTTTCTGATGATGAATACAAAGAGTTTTACAAGCACGTAAGCCATGATTGGGAAGAGCCTCTTAGCTGGGCACATAATAAGGTTGAAGGTAAAACTGAATACACCAGCCTTTTATATATCCCTAAAAAAGCCCCATTTGATTTATGGAACCGTGAACGTCAAAGCGGCCTAAAACTATACGTTCAACGTGTATTTATCATGGACGACGCTGAGCAGTTTATGCCGAGCTACCTGCGCTTTGTAAAAGGTTTACTCGATTCAAACGATTTACCGCTTAATGTATCGCGTGAAATTTTACAAGATAACAAAGTAACGCAAGCTATCCGTAAAGGGTGCACATCACGCATATTAAAAATGCTTGAGCGTATGGCCAAAAACAAAGCCGAAGACTACCAAACATTTTGGAATGAGTTTGGCCAAGTTATTAAAGAAGGCCCAGCAGAAGACGCAGCAAATAAAGAAGCGATTGCTAAATTGCTACGTTTTTCATCAACGCATACTGACTCAGAAACACAAGATGTATCGCTTGAGCAATACATTGAGCGTATGAACGATGAGCAAGATAAAATTTACTACGTAGTTGCTGACTCGTTTACAGCAGCTAAAAACTCACCACACTTAGAGATCTTCCGCAAAAAAGGCATTGAAGTATTACTGCTAAGTGACCGTGTGGATGAGTGGATGATGAGCCACTTAACAGAGTTTAATGAAAAGTCGTTCCAGTCAATTACGCGTGGTGATTTAGACCTAGGTAAACTTGACGACGAAGAAACTAAAAAGGCACAAGAAGAGTCTGAAAAAGAAGTAGCAGGTTTAGTTGAGCGTATTAAAACCGCCCTTGGCGAAGACGTTAAAGAGGTGCGTTTTACTCACCGCTTAACAGACTCTCCAGCATGTGTAGTGAGCGATGAAGACGACATGAGCTCACAAATGCAAAAATTAATGGAATCAGTAGGCCAAGCTGTACCAGAAGCTAAGCCAGTGTTTGAGCTAAACCCTGAGCATCAGTTAGTTAAGCATCTAAACGATGAGCAAGACGAAGACAAGTTTGCCCAGTGGTCTCATGTATTATTAGACCAAGCACTGCTTGCAGAGCGCGGTACGTTAAAAGACCCTACAGGGTTTGTAACACGCCTTAATAAGCTAATGCTTGATTTAAGCAAGTAA